Proteins co-encoded in one Acanthopagrus latus isolate v.2019 chromosome 10, fAcaLat1.1, whole genome shotgun sequence genomic window:
- the gigyf1a gene encoding GRB10-interacting GYF protein 1 isoform X4: MTAETLNFGPEWLRALSSGGSVTSPPPSPAMPKYKLAEYRYGREEMLALYIKDNKVPEDMQDKEFAAILQDEPMQPLALVPLTEEEQRNFSMSVNSVAVLRLMGKGVGGAAPAGVVRGRGATRGGRGRGRGEGGFYQRSIEEPEVGFGRSVREIHRSQSWDDRGERRFEKPLRREVGRPAFEESAGPGGPGRKEYTRADSDNWRTLREEQDEEEGVEPGSSWRLTGPRRDDGGPRSAGWRDHAAPGESRRRKFDFDFRDSEGHGSGRRRAGSDGLEDDRDGLPEWCTDEEDGEMGTFDSSGAFMPMKKGGKETILEEEFEFKGIEEEEEEESFTDMERNSAEGDKEKESKEAGSAVGDGETKPASPSSSPPVQCTPPFVEPRSSNAGLVVDNPQLNNSHPVKASSTPSEDVAPVGGSKTQLGPSVVASSSLPPPPPSSAAPLLPPSGGDTEDDEGMKHLQQEAEKMVASLQDTSLEEECFTQALQQQQESRNTAAALPLSHEAAMKWFYKDPQGEIQGPFTTVEMCEWFQAGYFTMTLLVKRGCDEGFQPLGDVIKMWGRVPFAPGPSPPPLLGNLDQERLKKQQELAAAAALYQQLQQQQLFQLINRCSEQGMISRSMSVPDTGSMWDMHTSASQPSGSEASLWDLTMNPSTQGPTLEQLQKLQQERRDAELRAKREEEEQRKRREEKRRQQEEQKRREEEELFRRKQCRQQQELIMKLLQQAPQQQGPGAGSSGWSGAPSSGLAKAGKPPALALLEMQQEAERLLKQQQQQRAQQRERHSGMSMGSSSMGGQWVDGVGMWGGPGGMEGKGGSGGSSGSMGMWDEAVKNQSGLRGNSNNNMGLKNSRSSPSLSDQYMMRRKRTDEEEKLLKLLQGMKPQDGFTTWCEQMLHALNTSANNSSSSLDVATIVAYLKEVESPYAVLDFIRCYLGDTVEAKEFAKQFLERRAKQKANQQRQQQLSKDVSGLNMNFPLQDSMRGMNPSALQSMFQANHMGKAGLYDNQGGKMKKKQPMMLHSDPSILGYSFHNAGECLSLNEMEMVEDY; encoded by the exons ATGACTGCTGAGACACTTAACTTCGGCCCAGAATG GCTCCGTGCACTGTCCAGTGGGGGGAGTGTGACgtccccccctccttcccccgCCATGCCAAAGTACAAGCTGGCCGAGTACCGCTACGGCCGAGAGGAGATGTTAGCACTTTATATCAAAGACAACAAG gtcCCAGAGGACATGCAGGATAAGGAGTTTGCTGCTATTCTGCAAGATGAGCCCATGCAGCCACTGGCACTGGTGCCTCtcactgaggaggagcag AGGAACTTCTCCATGTCTGTGAACAGTGTGGCGGtgctgaggctcatgggaaaAGGGGTGGGTGGGGCCGCCCCAGCTGGAGTGGTCCGAGGACGAGGGGCCACGCGAGGTGGTCGAG GACGAGGTCGTGGTGAAGGTGGATTCTACCAAAGAAGTATTGAAGAGCCGGAGGTGGGTTTTGGCCGCAGCGTCCGAGAGATACACCGCAGCCAGAGCTGGGATGACCG GGGCGAGCGTCGTTTTGAGAAGCCGCTGCGGCGGGAGGTGGGGCGTCCTGCCTTTGAAGAGTCAGCAGGTCCCGGGGGTCCGGGGAGGAAGGAGTACACAAGGGCTGACAGCGATAACTGGCGCACCCTCCGGgaggagcaggacgaggaggagggggtggagccaggcagcagctggagacttaCTGGACCCCGCAGGGATG ATGGTGGTCCTCGCTCAGCAGGCTGGCGGGACCATGCTGCTCCAGGTGAGAGTCGTCGTCGGAAGTTTGATTTCGACTTCCGGGACTCCGAGGGTCATGGCAGCGGCCGCCGGCGTGCAGGCAGTGACGGACTTGAGGATGACAGGGATGGCCTGCCCGAGTGGTGTACagatgaggaggatggagagatgggCACTTTTGACTCGTCTGGAGCTTTCATGCCTATGAAG AAGGGTGGCAAGGAGACAATCCTGGAGGAGGAGTTTGAGTTTAAGGGgatagaggaggaagaagaggaagagagctTCACTGACATGGAAAGGAACAGTGctgaaggagacaaagaaaagg AGAGTAAAGAAGCTGGCTCTGCTGTAGGAGATGGTGAGACAAAGCCAGCAtcaccctcttcttctcctccagtccAATGCACCCCTCCCTTTGTGGAGCCTCGGTCCAGCAATGCTGGGCTTGTGGTGGACAACCCTCAGCTGAACAACAGCCACCCTGTCAAGGCCAGCAGCACACCCAGTGAAG ATGTGGCTCCAGTAGGGGGCTCCAAAACCCAGCTGGGCCCAAGCGTCGTTGCCTCCTCCAGCCTgcctcccccacccccttcctctgctgctcctctcctccctccatctggAGGAGACACCGAGGATGATGAGGGCATGAagcacctgcagcag gaggCAGAGAAGATGGTGGCATCACTGCAGGATACTTCTTTGGAGGAGGAGTGTTTCACccaggctctgcagcagcagcaggagagcagaaacacagcagctgctctgccGCTGTCACATGAGGCTGCGATGAAGTGGTTCTACAAGGACCCGCAGGGAGAGATCCagg GCCCTTTCACCACCGTGGAGATGTGCGAGTGGTTCCAGGCTGGTTACTTCACCATGACCCTGCTGGTAAAGCGGGGCTGCGACGAGGGCTTTCAACCCCTGGGGGACGTCATCAAGATGTGGGGGCGCGTCCCCTTTGCCCCAGGGCCCTCCCCGCCCCCCCTGCTG GGAAACCTGGACCAGGAGCGCCTGAAAAAGCAACAGGAGCTGGCAGCCGCAGCAGCTCTTTATCAGcagctccaacagcagcagctattCCAGCTCATTAACAG GTGCAGTGAGCAGGGTATGATAAGCAGATCGATGTCAGTGCCAGATACAGGGTCCATGTGGGACATGCATACCTCAGCTTCACAGCCGTCAG gCAGTGAAGCCAGTCTTTGGGACTTAACAATGAATCCTTCTACTCAGGGTCCAACTCTCGAACAGCTTCAAAAG ctccagcaggagaggagagacgcTGAACTCAGGGCGAagcgtgaggaggaggagcagcgtaagaggagggaggaaaagaggaggcaacaggaggagcagaagaggagggaggaggaagagctcTTCAGACGCAAGCAG TGTCGTCAGCAGCAGGAACTGATCATGAAATTGCTGCAGCAGGCCCCTCAGCAGCAGGGTCCTGGGGCAGGCAGCTCAGGCTGGAGCGGGGCTCCCTCCTCTGGGCTCGCCAAAGCAGGAAAGCCCCCGGCTCTTGCTCTGCTGGAAAtgcagcaggaggcagagaggctcctgaagcagcaacagcaacagagagcCCAGCAGAGAGAACGC CACTCTGGCATGTCAATGGGGAGCTCCTCCATGGGAGGGCAGTGGGTGGATGGTGTCGGTATGTGGGGCGGTCCTGGAGGTATGGAGGGCAAGGGTGGCAGTGGAGGCTCCTCAGGCAGCATGGGCATGTGGGACGAGGCTGTGAAGAACCAGTCCGGCCTGCGtggcaacagcaacaacaacatgggCTTGAAGAACAGTCGCAGCAGTCCTTCACTCAG TGATCAGTACATGATGCGTCGTAAGCggactgatgaggaggagaagctgctgaagctgctgcagggcaTGAAGCCTCAGGACGGCTTCACCACCTGGTGTGAACAGATGCTGCACGCTCTCAACACCTCTGCCaacaactcctcctcctctctggatg TTGCCACGATTGTGGCATATCTGAAGGAGGTGGAGTCTCCCTATGCAGTGCTGGACTTCATCCGGTGCTACCTAGGGGACACAGTGGAAGCCAAAGAGTTCGCCAAACAGTTTCTGGAGCGACGTGCCAAACAGAAAGCCAAccaacagaggcagcagcag TTATCAAAGGATGTGTCTGGATTGAACATGAACTTCCCTCTGCAG GACTCAATGCGAGGTATGAATCCAAGCGCCCTGCAGTCCATGTTTCAAGCCAACCACATGGGCAAGGCTGGTCTCTATGACAACCAGGGggggaagatgaagaagaaacagccCATGATGCTGCACTCTGACCCCAGCATCCTAG GGTACTCATTCCACAATGCGGGCGAGTGTCTGAGCCTGAATGAGATGGAGATGGTGGAGGATTACTGA